The Ancylothrix sp. D3o genome has a window encoding:
- a CDS encoding polysaccharide deacetylase family protein, translated as MAYNNSLARQQKVIVGLGAAIGSFVMGAMFPLYTTLLEDVQLPERAFWELETKAFEKSPTVQVAVQQRVDGFTSTVVELQKEKEKRLTFATPAHFAGKTIEDVKLSAKQKVIALTFDDGPWPGTAPILDVLKKNKVKGTFFVIGRHLQLYPDMARRVVAEGHALGNHTWNHHYHNVGTETAAKEIEDTAALIYKTTGAKTSFFRPPGGVLTNGLADYAKSQKMTVAMWSSDSQESSQPSQEQLIKNVLSSAKSGGIVLMHDGGGERSTTLRALPVIIAELRKQGYTFVTVPELLELKDKELKAEAAAKAKFTKPTSVKPKPVKPVEPSRAVPRSLHR; from the coding sequence GTGGCATATAACAATTCGTTAGCAAGGCAACAAAAAGTTATTGTTGGCCTTGGGGCTGCTATTGGCAGTTTTGTGATGGGTGCTATGTTTCCGCTTTATACAACTTTATTAGAAGATGTACAGTTACCGGAGCGGGCGTTCTGGGAGCTAGAAACTAAAGCTTTTGAGAAGTCACCTACTGTGCAAGTTGCCGTTCAGCAGCGGGTGGATGGTTTTACAAGCACTGTGGTTGAACTGCAAAAGGAAAAGGAAAAGCGTTTGACTTTTGCGACACCGGCTCATTTTGCAGGGAAAACTATTGAAGATGTGAAACTTAGCGCTAAGCAAAAGGTTATTGCTTTGACTTTTGATGATGGCCCTTGGCCGGGAACAGCGCCAATTTTAGATGTTTTGAAGAAGAATAAAGTCAAGGGTACGTTTTTTGTGATTGGCCGGCATCTGCAACTGTATCCCGATATGGCCCGTCGCGTTGTGGCGGAAGGTCATGCTTTGGGAAATCATACTTGGAATCACCATTATCACAATGTAGGTACCGAAACGGCTGCTAAGGAAATTGAGGATACGGCGGCGCTGATTTATAAAACCACCGGCGCGAAAACCAGTTTCTTTCGGCCACCGGGAGGGGTTTTGACGAACGGTTTGGCAGATTATGCTAAGTCCCAAAAAATGACGGTGGCTATGTGGTCTAGTGATTCTCAGGAGTCTTCTCAGCCTTCGCAGGAACAGCTTATTAAGAATGTTCTCAGCAGTGCGAAGTCTGGGGGAATTGTTTTGATGCACGATGGCGGCGGTGAGCGTTCTACAACTTTGAGGGCGTTACCTGTGATTATTGCTGAGTTGAGAAAGCAGGGTTATACGTTTGTGACGGTGCCGGAGTTGTTGGAGTTGAAGGATAAGGAGCTTAAGGCTGAGGCGGCAGCTAAGGCTAAGTTTACAAAGCCGACTTCTGTTAAACCTAAGCCCGTTAAGCCGGTGGAGCCATCAAGAGCGGTTCCAAGGTCTTTACATCGTTAA
- a CDS encoding bifunctional pantoate--beta-alanine ligase/(d)CMP kinase: MRLYTTVAALRSYIKQQRTAAALTTGSIQPTGIALVPTMGALHIGHLSLIERAKQENSTVIVSIFVNPLQFGPKEDFHKYPRTLEQDRQLCEKAGVDIIFAPTPQELGLSSSLAKAGETNQPLTQVFPPASMTSVLCGRFRPGHFQGVATIVTKLFNLVQPDRAYFGQKDAQQVAIIQRMVEHLNIPVEIVPCPIIREPSGLACSSRNKYLSDQEKDIAPALYRSLLAAEQSFKAGDHTASAMIASVKNELMKFAQIQLEYIELVDPITLMPLEKIEEVGLLALAARLGSTRLIDNIVLQNRQPIVAIDGPAGAGKSTVASMVAKALGLLYLDTGAMYRAVTWLVLQSKIPLNDEPAIAELVSRCEITFASPNNNLAGDSGSPSQIFINGENVTQVIRSLEVTAHVSAVSALSAVRQVLVKQQQSIGKKGGLVAEGRDIGTHVFPDAELKIFLTASAKERARRRLTDLQKQDQETITIEKLEADIKERDRKDSTRSVSPLRKAADAIEIVTDGLTIPEVVNRIVNCYLSRS; the protein is encoded by the coding sequence GTGCGCCTGTACACCACAGTTGCAGCATTACGCAGCTATATCAAACAACAAAGAACCGCCGCTGCATTGACAACCGGCAGCATCCAGCCCACCGGCATCGCCCTTGTCCCCACAATGGGAGCCCTGCATATCGGTCATCTCAGCCTCATCGAGCGAGCCAAACAAGAAAACAGCACTGTCATTGTCAGCATTTTTGTCAATCCCTTACAATTTGGCCCCAAGGAAGATTTCCACAAATATCCCCGCACTCTCGAACAAGACCGGCAACTCTGTGAAAAGGCCGGTGTAGACATCATTTTTGCCCCCACCCCCCAAGAACTCGGCCTCAGTTCCTCTCTTGCTAAGGCCGGTGAAACCAACCAACCGCTTACCCAAGTTTTCCCACCGGCCTCAATGACATCTGTTCTCTGCGGTCGCTTTCGTCCGGGCCATTTTCAAGGCGTCGCCACCATCGTCACTAAGTTATTTAATCTTGTACAGCCAGACCGTGCTTATTTTGGCCAAAAAGATGCTCAACAAGTTGCCATTATTCAGCGGATGGTCGAGCATTTAAATATTCCTGTGGAAATTGTTCCTTGTCCTATTATTCGAGAGCCCTCTGGGCTGGCTTGCAGTTCTCGCAATAAATATTTATCTGATCAAGAAAAAGACATTGCACCGGCTCTATACCGCAGCTTGCTTGCTGCTGAACAAAGTTTTAAGGCCGGTGATCACACTGCGTCTGCTATGATCGCATCTGTGAAAAACGAGTTGATGAAGTTTGCCCAAATTCAACTCGAATATATTGAATTAGTTGATCCTATTACTCTGATGCCTTTAGAAAAAATTGAGGAGGTCGGACTGTTAGCCCTGGCAGCCCGCCTTGGTTCTACGCGCTTAATAGATAATATAGTGTTGCAAAACCGGCAGCCGATTGTTGCTATTGATGGCCCTGCCGGTGCCGGGAAATCTACTGTCGCCAGTATGGTTGCCAAAGCTTTGGGACTTTTATATTTAGACACCGGCGCCATGTATAGGGCGGTAACTTGGCTTGTGTTGCAATCAAAAATTCCTTTAAATGATGAACCGGCTATTGCTGAACTGGTAAGCCGGTGTGAAATCACCTTTGCCAGCCCAAATAACAATCTGGCCGGTGATTCTGGTTCACCTAGTCAAATTTTTATTAACGGTGAGAATGTTACACAAGTGATCCGCTCTTTGGAAGTAACCGCTCATGTTTCTGCGGTTTCGGCGTTGTCGGCGGTGCGTCAAGTGCTGGTGAAACAGCAACAAAGTATAGGAAAAAAAGGCGGTTTAGTTGCAGAAGGACGGGATATTGGGACGCACGTTTTTCCTGATGCAGAGTTGAAGATTTTTTTGACGGCTTCGGCAAAGGAACGGGCACGGCGGCGGTTGACGGATCTGCAAAAGCAAGATCAGGAAACCATAACAATAGAAAAGCTGGAAGCTGATATCAAAGAACGAGATCGCAAAGACAGTACGCGCTCTGTTTCGCCTCTGCGGAAAGCGGCTGATGCTATTGAAATTGTAACGGATGGGTTGACAATTCCTGAAGTGGTGAACAGGATTGTTAATTGTTACCTTTCTCGCAGTTGA
- a CDS encoding septal ring lytic transglycosylase RlpA family protein: MKHKLWSSLTAAMLITAIGQIPATHAETNQTENQTKEAKTPQTEKPNNPQAANSTTTEKPVKTALNSQNPTEKAEIAKIHSHILTGRQAATLYIRNIPVLTFLGNSLNKSQSITPPGKRQIIYGLQNTDSATKASNTGTNNPKGENQAYQSQSDDPVRRASEIAAEINKISRQNLDLNSISVIPEKGDTYLIKINNQNLVAIDSATILPDTTLNRAEDALQATNRLRRLLADAPPISEIPGRPRQQTAVNPYQTNTNQVSYSVQQPSTNTQVLSRISGWASWYGPGFHGNTSASGEIFNQNDLTAAHKELPFGTFVRVTNLDNGLSVIVRINDRGPYVGDRIIDLSAGAAQAIGMMGSGVAPVSVEILGTQNSLALPNR, from the coding sequence ATGAAACATAAACTCTGGAGTAGTCTAACCGCCGCCATGCTGATAACAGCCATCGGGCAGATACCAGCCACCCACGCGGAAACCAACCAAACAGAAAACCAAACCAAAGAGGCTAAAACACCTCAAACCGAAAAACCAAACAACCCGCAAGCAGCCAACTCAACAACCACCGAAAAACCAGTAAAAACGGCATTAAACAGCCAAAATCCAACAGAAAAAGCCGAGATTGCCAAAATACACTCCCACATCCTCACAGGCAGGCAAGCAGCAACACTCTACATCCGAAACATCCCCGTCCTGACCTTTTTGGGAAACAGCCTCAACAAATCTCAATCGATCACTCCACCAGGGAAACGTCAAATCATCTACGGGCTGCAAAACACAGATTCCGCAACAAAAGCCTCGAATACCGGCACAAATAATCCTAAAGGCGAAAACCAAGCCTACCAAAGCCAATCCGACGATCCCGTCCGGCGAGCCAGCGAGATAGCCGCCGAAATCAACAAAATTAGCCGCCAAAACCTCGACTTAAACAGCATCAGCGTCATTCCTGAAAAAGGCGACACCTACCTCATCAAAATCAACAACCAAAACCTAGTCGCCATAGACTCTGCAACCATTCTCCCAGACACAACCCTAAACCGCGCAGAAGACGCCCTCCAAGCCACAAACCGCCTGCGCCGGCTTCTAGCAGACGCCCCACCCATAAGCGAAATCCCCGGACGGCCACGACAACAAACAGCCGTCAACCCCTATCAAACCAACACCAATCAAGTCTCCTACAGCGTCCAGCAACCCTCCACCAACACGCAGGTACTCTCCCGCATCAGTGGTTGGGCTTCCTGGTACGGCCCCGGTTTTCACGGCAATACCAGCGCTTCTGGCGAAATTTTCAACCAAAATGACCTCACCGCTGCTCATAAAGAATTACCCTTTGGCACTTTTGTGAGAGTCACAAACCTTGATAACGGGCTCTCCGTTATCGTTCGGATCAATGATCGTGGCCCTTATGTTGGTGATCGGATCATTGACCTTTCTGCCGGTGCAGCCCAAGCTATCGGTATGATGGGTAGTGGAGTCGCGCCGGTGAGCGTCGAAATTCTCGGCACCCAAAACTCACTCGCTCTACCAAACCGTTAA
- the purM gene encoding phosphoribosylformylglycinamidine cyclo-ligase produces MDYREAGVDVEAGRAFVNQIRGLVNSTHRPGVLGGLGGFSGFFQIPGGYKEPVLVSGTDGVGTKLKVAHQLDRHDTVGIDLVAMCVNDVLTSGAEPLFFLDYLATGKLNQEQLTQVVAGIAEGCRQAGCALLGGETAEMPGFYGAGEYDLAGFCVGIGEKSELLNGSQVRVGDVAVGLPSSGIHSNGYSLVRKIVSDGNFNWGDTIDGLGGTLGDVFLTPTRIYVREVLEARRALEIHGMAHITGGGLPENLPRCLGEGQSIRVDAGSWDVPAVFRWLAEVGNVSMTDMYNTFNMGIGFVLVVPRNLADEVVGRFSSAWVIGEVVEGNGELIGL; encoded by the coding sequence ATGGATTATCGGGAAGCCGGTGTTGATGTAGAGGCGGGTCGTGCGTTTGTGAATCAAATTCGCGGTTTAGTGAATAGCACTCACCGGCCTGGGGTGCTGGGGGGTTTGGGTGGTTTTAGTGGATTTTTTCAGATACCGGGGGGCTATAAAGAGCCGGTTTTGGTGTCGGGTACGGATGGGGTGGGGACTAAGTTAAAAGTTGCTCATCAGCTTGATCGGCATGATACAGTGGGGATTGATTTGGTAGCAATGTGTGTGAATGATGTTCTCACTTCGGGTGCCGAACCGTTGTTTTTTTTGGATTATTTGGCGACCGGCAAGTTAAATCAGGAGCAGTTGACGCAGGTTGTAGCGGGAATTGCGGAGGGGTGCCGGCAGGCGGGATGTGCTTTGCTGGGCGGTGAAACAGCGGAGATGCCTGGATTTTATGGGGCTGGGGAGTATGATTTGGCTGGGTTTTGTGTGGGAATTGGCGAGAAAAGTGAGTTATTGAATGGTTCTCAAGTGAGAGTTGGGGATGTAGCGGTTGGTTTGCCAAGTTCTGGAATACATAGCAATGGCTATAGTTTAGTTAGAAAAATTGTGAGTGATGGTAATTTTAATTGGGGAGATACGATTGATGGGTTAGGCGGTACTTTGGGAGATGTGTTTTTGACTCCAACTCGGATCTATGTGCGTGAGGTTTTGGAGGCGCGGAGGGCGTTGGAAATTCACGGGATGGCGCATATTACCGGCGGTGGTTTGCCGGAAAATTTGCCGCGTTGTTTGGGTGAGGGGCAGTCTATTCGGGTTGATGCCGGTAGTTGGGATGTACCGGCGGTGTTTCGTTGGTTGGCTGAGGTGGGTAATGTGAGTATGACGGATATGTATAATACGTTTAATATGGGGATTGGGTTTGTGTTGGTGGTGCCAAGAAATTTGGCGGATGAGGTTGTGGGCCGGTTTTCTTCTGCTTGGGTAATTGGTGAGGTTGTTGAGGGGAATGGGGAGTTGATTGGGTTGTAG